The Sinorhizobium fredii USDA 257 region ACCGAGAGCCAGCAGACTGCGTTCGGCGGTCGCCAATGCTTCGGCGTCATCCGTGCTTGGGAAGAGATGACCATACACGTCCATCGTCATTTGGATTGACGAATGTCCCATGCGTTGCTGAACCATCTTACCGGGAAGCTCTAGCCCGCCATCTACGCGCCTGTTGATGCACCAGGAGGCAAACCAGTGTCGCAAAGCATGCATGCCTGTGTACTTCGCACCAACGATAGGATTTCCCTCATCGTCGAGTTCTCCGGTCGGCTTCACTACGCCGGCCGCGACTTGCACGGGGTGCAGTCCGCGCTTGACGATATTTGAATGCCATTCCACGTTGCCTTCGCCGTTGGGGAAGACGAGGTTCAGATCACCTTTGGGGCAGGCGAGCTTCCATTCCTTGAGCGTGTTGATCACGATCGGGGGCAGGGGAATTGTTCTTTGCCCGGCGTCCGACTTGGGCATGCCGATGGCGTGATATTTGTCGGCGCGCCGCCGGACATGGATCTCAGCCTTTGCGAGATCGACGTCGTCCCATGTCAGGCCGCGTAGTTCGGAAGCTCGCAGGCCGGTGAAGATAGCTGTCAGGAGGAGCGGGCGGTATCGTCCCTGAGAATGTTCGATTATCTTCCGGATTTCCTCATTCGTCGGGATGTCGGTACCGATGCGCAAGTGAGCCTTTTGGCGTCGTTCCCTCTTGCTGGCACTTTTCCTACGGCGACTCATCTCATGTACGGCATTGCGCACGATAAGCCCGCGCTCCTGTGCGTCGGCGAGAATGCTGCCGAGGCTTACGGTGACTCGCTTGATCATAGCCGGCGATCGGCCGTTCCCCCGCAACTGATCCTGAAATTGTCGGATTGTCGGCAGGTTGATCTTTGACAGCTTCAGGCTGCCTAAGAAAGGCGTGATGTGCAGGTCGAGGTGTTGGCGGTATTGATCGAGCGTCGAGCGTTCTAGTCCGGCATTGGTGCCGGTCTCAAACCATTTCTCACCTGCTTGCTTGATAGTGAAGGTGGCGCTGTCGGCGACGTGAATGCCATCTCTTACTCCAATATGAGCGGTGGCAGCGAAGACATCCGCGTCTTTCTTCCTCGCGAATGTCTTTAAACGTCGCACGCCTTTGATGTCGGTGTAATTGACGACCCAGGCTTCTTTCTCAACGCCGTTTCTCGTCCATTTGCGCTTGCGAACTGACATGGATCAGCCCTCCTTTGCAGAGTTGCGTGCGCGCATTGCCGCAACCCGGCAGCGATCGGAACAGTATTTTGCGTGTGATCGCCGGCCGGTAAGGGGGCCGGTTAGAAAGATTGTTCGGCAGTGCTCACAAGACGTTGCGACTGCGCCTGCCTCGTAGATAGCGGCCACTTCCATCACCATGAAGTCCCAGAGCGTGTCGGCTTTCAACACAAAACGCATCGTGCCTTCGGAATGCACGAAGCACGGGTGCACGATTACCTCTGCGCTATCCATCAGTTCGTTCAGATCACGCACTTTTGTTTTGGCGTCGATGTGTCGCGCCACCCGGGTTGCGTTGATGAGTGCCTTTAGGGACAACGCACGGTCTCTAAGCACGGTCAAAATTACAGGCACTGAATTCGACCCAATTCCGGCCGGCCGACGGTAGCCGGACGATCTCGGCTTCTGGAAGCTGCCTAGCGTGTACTCGATGTCTCCTTCGATCTCGTCGCTCTTGCTGATCTCCGTTTCTTCCAAGGTGCCGAAGCGCGCGAGAAAGGCGATAAATTCCATATCGGTCTCGCAGTTGATGAAGTGAAGCACGACCGGGTCTTCGAGATGGATTGCCTCATAAAGGATCGGATCGGTCCGCGCGCTTCCCGGTTCGGCAATTGTCACCTTGGAACCGTTTGAGTTCTTAAACTCTACCGGCTCGAAGCCGTCCGTTAGCAGTTGCCAGTTTAGCCGAATCGGGATCAAAATCGTCTCCTCCTGTTACGGTATTTCCATTAAGTCCGTTATATGAAAATTTTCCGTTTGGCGCAAGCTGCCCTTCTGAGTTACGATCTTTTTCACAAGTCACGGACAGAGGAATGGAGCCATGAAGGCGAGCGAGACGCAATTGAAGGACGATCTTTTGTGGGGGGCGTGCGCCATTGCCAGGGAAATTGGGCGCGGCGAGCGTGCGACGTATTACCTTCTCGAGAGGGGGGAGTTGCCGGCCAAGAAAGTCTGCGGTCGATGGGTATCCACAAAGAGCAAACTGCGGAGATACCTAGCGGGCGAGCAGCCCGCCTAACAAAACCGTCGTAAGGGGTGGGGCGGTTTGAGAAGGATTTAGAGGCACCCGCTAAAGTCCTCGTCCAGTCCAAACGCGCAAATGAGCGGCGATTTGTCCAGTTTTGCAGAAGGAGACCGTTGATGGCCAGCGAATTTACGAAGCTGCGCTCCCTACTGCGGCGTGACTTCGCGGCTGCTAGGAGCGTTATCCACTCGCTGCATTCGGGTGGACTCGAGCTCATCGGCAGCGGTGCCGAGCCGGTCAATTGCGACGCGCGTGCCGGAGAAGCCTTTGAGCAGGCCGGCAAACCCAGCTTGAGCGAGCAGGAGCGGGCAACCGAAATCGATGACCAGAAGGTCGCGCGAGGCGGGGAACCGGAGGAAGTTGCCCGGCAATTTTGGCCGCAGATCGCCCCGGAACCGCACGGACGCTTTTTGGTTTTCGCCCCAGAGGACATGCCGGAACCGCGGCCCGTTATACGTCCCGATGGATCACTTTCCGATGGCAGCCGATCCTTATCAATACCGGTAAATGCCCATCGTCGGTGGCAAGGACGGGGAGAAACTAAATGAACCTTCACGATCTCGCCCGGCGGTTGGGCGGCGAACTCGCCCGCAACGGCATTGTCACATGTCCCGGCCCAGGCCATTCGCCGAAAGACCGATCACTAACCGTCTGGCTTGAGAGTGACGACGTCAATGTTCACAGCTTCGCAGGTGATGACTGGCAAACGTGTAAGGACTATGTGCGCGAACAACTTGGCCTGCCTTCGTGGGAAGCGGGAAAGGGTCAGAAAGGTAGAGCTCGTCGTCCCACTTCAAAACGGACGTCCTACGACGACGAGGGGTCCCGCATCGCTCTTGTCCGCCGCATCTGGCGCGAAGCGAAAGACCCGCGCATCGCTCCGGTCCTTGCATACCTTGAACATCGCGGCCTGCCTCCGTTCACGAACGATCAGATACCCGTCTTTCGCTACCATCCGAATTGCCCCTTCGGCGGCGAGCACGTGCCGGCCTTGATCGCTCGTTTTTCGCCAATCGAAAATGATCCCGGCCTTGAGGTCGAGCCGACCGCAATCTTTCGCATCCGCCTTGACCTTTACGACGGCGACCGGCGCAAGCTGGCGCTCGGTCCTTCACGCGGACAGGTCATCAAGCTGGACCGGGATATTTCCCTTGCAGGACTCGGCATCACCGAAGGCATCGAAAAGGGGCTCGCGCTCGTCGCAAGCGGGTGGCAGCCAATCTGGGTGACCTGCGGCACATCGACTATGCGCAACTTTCCGTTGCTGCCCTGGATGGAATGTCTGACGATCTTCTGCGACCGCGACGAACCCGGTCGCGACGCGGCGCTGGTCGGCATAGATCGCTGGCGCAATGCTGGGCGAGAGGCACGGGCACTTGCACCGCCAGCGCCCTTTAAGGACTGGGATGCATGGACTCGTAGGGGCGGTCAGGGATGACCCGCACCGTGGATGATATAGAGCGTGAGGCCGAACGAGTGGACGTTGCAGTTTCCAACGGCTCATGGACGTGCAACTTATCGGAACTAGGCAGCGGCGGCGGTTCGGCCGGCAAGTCTGACACCGGTAGGAAAGCTGGCGGGATGAAC contains the following coding sequences:
- a CDS encoding DUF7146 domain-containing protein; its protein translation is MNLHDLARRLGGELARNGIVTCPGPGHSPKDRSLTVWLESDDVNVHSFAGDDWQTCKDYVREQLGLPSWEAGKGQKGRARRPTSKRTSYDDEGSRIALVRRIWREAKDPRIAPVLAYLEHRGLPPFTNDQIPVFRYHPNCPFGGEHVPALIARFSPIENDPGLEVEPTAIFRIRLDLYDGDRRKLALGPSRGQVIKLDRDISLAGLGITEGIEKGLALVASGWQPIWVTCGTSTMRNFPLLPWMECLTIFCDRDEPGRDAALVGIDRWRNAGREARALAPPAPFKDWDAWTRRGGQG
- a CDS encoding tyrosine-type recombinase/integrase, which codes for MSVRKRKWTRNGVEKEAWVVNYTDIKGVRRLKTFARKKDADVFAATAHIGVRDGIHVADSATFTIKQAGEKWFETGTNAGLERSTLDQYRQHLDLHITPFLGSLKLSKINLPTIRQFQDQLRGNGRSPAMIKRVTVSLGSILADAQERGLIVRNAVHEMSRRRKSASKRERRQKAHLRIGTDIPTNEEIRKIIEHSQGRYRPLLLTAIFTGLRASELRGLTWDDVDLAKAEIHVRRRADKYHAIGMPKSDAGQRTIPLPPIVINTLKEWKLACPKGDLNLVFPNGEGNVEWHSNIVKRGLHPVQVAAGVVKPTGELDDEGNPIVGAKYTGMHALRHWFASWCINRRVDGGLELPGKMVQQRMGHSSIQMTMDVYGHLFPSTDDAEALATAERSLLALGATQTRHGA